Part of the Mangifera indica cultivar Alphonso chromosome 4, CATAS_Mindica_2.1, whole genome shotgun sequence genome, ttcaaataaatgtctaaaaattctttaaaactatAAGTGTACTTTCACCATTATCTaggattttacttttttacctGTCATAATTGCCCctcttatttttcaaaatattgttgTTACACCTTCACGAACCGAATTCTCTCTTTGCCTTGCCCCCATTTTCCTGTTGTTTCCcgttttcttcttattctttctaCTGTTTTTTGACAAGATAAGCTTCTGAAATATCTGTTTTCTCTATTTAGAAACTATGGTTGGTTATACTGTGAGATTTCATCTTATGGAATTTTGATTTTGGTGATGTGTTATACTGTTGGATGGGGTAAGATCAACAAACGCGTCTGTTATGTCTGACGCCATTTATACCTGAGGATTTGCCGGAGACGTTCAATGAGAAGCTATGGGAGGCTTCTGGCTTCCTCCATTTTTTTGATGCTTAATATTCTCATGTTTCTGTTTACAGACCATAACTTaaacaaatgaagaaaaaaaaatatatttttttgatcgTATAAAGGAGCCATGGTGGTTGGTTTGAACCTTGTAAATGCAAGATGCGGTGAATCTTAAAGAGAAATGGAAACGAAAAGCTACATATTATAAGcaaatgttaatataattaactCCATTGATTTGTAGTTTGTacagttttcttttcttcttcatcttatCCTTCTTGTTTCTTACTTTGTTTCTCAATTAATGGAGATGAAAAGATTTAGATTTTTTCagttgatttgatttggatcTCATTATTTGGCCATGGCTGAAGGAGTATTTGATGATTATGACGGTGATCTCGTTCAAGGTTAATTTCTGggttcatttttcatatttgttaccAGGGATTCGAAGGTTTTGTTCGTATTTTCCTGTGTGGAAACGATGAACCTTTCAATCATTCATGGTGGCTTCTTCTCCCCATGTCAATTCAActatttttcagtttgatttgctttcaaatattaataaatgagtaaAGCCCAAATGAAGAAATCTCACAGTAAAACCAACCATAGTTtctaaagagagaaaacaaaaactgtCAAGAAAAACAATaggaagaataagaagaaaatgagaaatgGTAAGAAAAGGGAGCTAGGAAAATAagagtaataaataaaaataaataaaaccctatatatcagttaaataatatttttattctaataaccAACTGATTTTTCTAACAATAACCCTTTATAGATAATTATTTAGATTTACacaaattaatagataaaattttatctatacactaaacctttggtgggaaaaagtcttttggcatattattattgatttatacTGATTTACAACCCCCGAACGTAacaagattaatataattatttcacaACCAAATTAACATAATCATTTCATTACAGAACTAATTTGTAAACTCAAGTAATGCAAAATTATTGgtaaatattaaactaaaagTTAAAAGAAGGTAGCAGTgcataagatttatttatttctcaaaAATCTATGAACTAGATTTTGTTCACCATGATAGggttgaattatttaattaaattagaataaaacgCCCATCAATATTGATAACTAGATGGGAAAATATGCCAACCATCGACTAATCATAGCCAAACATTCCTTAGGCTTGTACGCTGGAGCTGTGTGACCCCCTCCCTGTcaaacacaataaatttttataattcaattaaatttgattgattaaaatataataaaaaataaagatgtgaTTTTCCTCTAGAGTATGCTTGCCTTCACAGTCGTGTATGTGAAACTGGACGGAATTTCATAATCCTGTCTTGTGTACCTACATAGAACagtatgtatacatagtttatgatacaaaatatacaaacagttaaaaatttattaactaaattatgtgtaaacattttttagtacatataattaaatacacgAATTATGCATTATTATGATTTGTATACTTAATTGTGagtttaaaaaaacatatacatatagtaaaagttttagaaaataactGACCCGGCAACTTGCCCATCAACAAACCATGGCTGCCAATCATATTGAATTGtcaaattcaaagattttatcCATGTCTGTGTACCCACATATGGTATTATCATGTCTTGATCACCACTGCATGTGCTTGGAGAAACTAAATTAATACTTACTTTGATTGAgtactaatattaaaataatcaatcacagatttaaaattgtatatatttttacctATAAATGAGAGCTCTATATCCCTTTGTGATAAGATATCGATGATACTCTATAGTAGATATGACATCTTCTGAGTAAATTAAAGACTTATTACATCTTACCCACTTCTCTATGGTCCcctgataattataattttcaaagttaagttTATACTTACATTTATATAAGAATTAGTTGTTGAATTTTTATACCTCTCTTACATGAAGAGCTTTTTGGACAATTTTATCATTAGCccatatataagaataaatgtGGCTAtaatactgaaaaaaaaaaaaagttggtcAGAAGTAATTTAAATAACTTGgtttaattaaaagattaagtGGATGTAAGAGATTTACCCGACACCATGGCTCAGGGGAAGCTCGACGCAAGGACAGAAAATATTTAGTATCCTCTATAAGAATGCTTGAATCCCACtttaatgtttttggttttgggGATAAAAAAGCACACGCAGGTTCCAATATGTGTTCCATATTCACTTTTTCTAAacactaaacaaaaaaaaaaaaaaattatggctgtaacattaaaaaatgatatatctATATCtttagaaattaaaacaaatttggaCATATTTCACTTTACCTCCTCGACTCGTAGAAGATCTTTTATGCATAGTGTGTTGTTTGGATCTGGATCAACGTACTTGCCCTTGCAATTTCTTTCTGTCGacttccaaaaaaaattaaaatttttgagtgaattttttattatgagaGAGCTGTAAGTCAGAAATTTTCGCCAAGTCTgtaatttatatgtaaattgcattttcaatattaatttgggcaataaaaattgaaaccaTAGGTTCATTTACCTTCATTTACACTCgggtatattttataaattctgTATATTCATGGAGAACAAATCATTACAGATTTCtacttaatcaaatttaataaattctgCATGTGGGAATGTTGACCATACAACGATGGAAGAAATAGAATTACGgttatgtatattttaaactgagaatttttaagacaaattttGGGAGAACACACCTCAAAGAGTTCATCTGATATGAGTGCATTCAGGTGAGCAAACGGAACTCTTGCATTCGAGTCTATGTTTTCATCTGTAACTGGGTTGCCACTCACGTATCCCTGAGTACGCCATCAAAGCTATCAATGTGCATTCTAATTTCTTTCATTATAAAGTAGGTAAAAATGgcttaaatattgtttaaatggtGTAAAGTTTGTATTCGTACATGTCTTAATTACATGACAATTAAATGCCATCACAAacatttatcattatatattattatttttatttgaaatagtgCTAATTTCACTTACAATAAACAGTATTTTGagtgttaataataatatattattatataattaataattattttatttttaattaaaaattttaattatacattgatacaatattattttatatctaaattgataatcaatacaagtacataattttattgttttaactaTTTGTTTGACTGTTAATTATTACCAGTGAGAAATTGGgttttaaatacacaaaaataatatatataattttacatacaaataataatatatcattatatgattgagtattattttattattaatttaaaaattaaaattatttaattatatattaatatattattatttatacataaaattatatatattatttacataggTAATACTATTCTTTAGAACAACACAAAACTTTCatcaaatgaacaaaaaattaaattgtgggATCATTACTTTTAGATTCATCATTGGCTCAATTCCCGCTTCATTACctgcaataaaataaaaagcaatttAATAGCGGTGCGATACGAAAAACCAACTTTTTCACCAAATTTctatctttttcatgaaaatatttgCTAACAATTAAAcagcaaataataataataataataaaaagagataagaaaaaatataaaatagttttcttGGTGTCATGCAATATACAATGCGTTTCCAAGAGTATAGACAGGTATATCAATTAATTACCTTCCGATATTTTCTTTGCAATTATCGGAACAATTTTTCCACCATAGGAATCTCCAGTAATATAAAGGGAATTTGCAAGAAACTCTGGGTGACCTATAAGCCACTACAAAACCGAAAAAAGGACAAGTAGAGAGTGTAATGGCctgaagataaaaatttaagaaccGACGTTGTATTAACTTattagaaattatatatttaaaatatgtttgtatGTTTTGAGCTTCAGACCTCtgcttatatacaagctcagtagacagaacgggggcgatgtgggacttcaggtcacaacacatcCGCCTATCGCTATCGtgttgataacgtgttataaacagtctaacagatattgtccgctttgggcttcagaccctcacggctttaaaacgcgtTTATTGAGTTAAAGGGTTTTAACCCCTGCTTATATACAAGTTCAGTAGACAGAATgagagcgatgtgggacttaaGGTCACAACATGTATAATATTATCCACTTTATTGAAACAAATAACAGTTTACCTTTCTTAGAAAATTGTATGAATCTGTGGCTGCTAGTGTATCATTGAGGGTATTATATCCTGTCCAATTTTTTGCATAAGAAAATCCCGTACCAATAGGTTgatctaaaaatattatgttgGCAACCTGAGAAACACCATGTCTATTGGTTATTTGCAACTTTGCcacataaattttcatttaaaaaagaaaaatagtaattGGCAACAAATCCGTATATACCTTTGTCCATGAATAGGGATTCAAAGAAAATTGTGGTTTGGTTCTACTAGAATTTGCATAGTTAAAAGATAACGGACCTGCAATAAAGAAGTATTGTTTTAATCAAGGACATATTTAGaagtcaaataaaaaagaaggccaaaggactatttcacacccaaggtatgctgattTTCCAAAGTTAcccctgttaactttgaaaatctcatttacccataCATGAtcatttaaatctattaattttaagggtaaaattgtaattttatatttaatattaaaaataaacttaaatatgatttcattttcccccctaaatttaaaaaactaattttttttttctaaaccaagtttaaaaaaaatcacatttccccctaGAGTATAGCCGGTTTAGGGTGCACTATGGAGAAGGTGAccaaattttgaaactaaaccctaggggaaaaatgtgatttttttcaaacataacttgagaaagaaaatgttagtttttaaacttttagatgggaaatgagataaatttttcaaagattagagtttcgttaattttaactgattatgggtgggtaaatgagatttttaaaattaacaggggaaactttgaaaaatcagtataactttggtgggaatagccctttggccaaaaaaaaaaaacaaaagcttcAAATCTTTAAGAGTTATCAATGTTAATTAAACTCGTGGCCCATCAAAACCCACTTTTTACTTGCCcctttttttacaaatttctcTACAGTGTCGGTGACTGCTCCCATTCTAGTTCTATGCCTGGACcactaaatataaatgaattgtGTTTTATGTTTAAGGAAAGGCCAAACTactttccacccaagttttgttaTATTCTCAAAGTCATACCTATAGACTTTAAAAAACCTGAAATCTCACCTATTAAccaattatagttaaaattttttgttatagatataggtaaaattattattttactaataatattaaaaaaaatataaaattcattatattttctcttttaaattttaaaaattaacaacttcacttatacctaaagttttctaactttgaaaagtcacattttcctCTAAAATCTTACGGcttttttcttctcccctcTAATTGCCATCTTTGATCCCGACGAACTCATCTCTCCATTCTAAACCATTGGTCAACACATGAGAAACAATTTTGAATGAATCTTTTCgtcaaagatgaagagatccaatgctagatctctttgtctttttgtcAAAGGCATTTAGATCtcgacaaagagatctagaTCTCTTCGTTGTCGGATCTCTTTGTCTCTGACGAAGAGACATGTTTTAGATTTCTTTCCATACCTAGGCCAATGGTTTAGGGTGGAGAGAGGAGGTCGTTGGCGTCGAAGATGGTGGCCgaaatgatgaagaaaaaatttaggagaaaatatgactttcaaagttagaaaactttagacaatggtaaaattgttagtttttaaaacttctaaagaaaaatataatgaattttatatttttttaatattattaataaaataataattttttcttatttctaataaaaaattctgataACAATTATGTCAGGGGTgagatttcatattttttaaactctacAAGTGTGATTTCAGATTTtaaggaaaagataaaatagtcagGAATTAAACACATACCAATTTCATATACAAGTCCGGAGAAAGACGAACAGCCAGGACCTCCGGTAAGCCACAGGAAGAGAGGATCCTGTTTTGGGCTCCTCTCAGACTCAATAAAATAGTAGAAAAGCTGTGCGTCATCAAGTTCACCCACTCCAATATACCTGCACtgaacaataattatttaacgtgcataaaataatgaagaagaaaCTAAGGAAAATATTCACAGGGTTAACAATTAAGGCCTACCCAGTTTCCAGTTTGAAGGGAAGATGACCAGGAAACCCTGGTAATTCCTTGATGATTGAAGCTGAAAGAGCAACGTCCAACAAAACAAGCAAACCAACTGCTCGCCACAACATTGTGAAGTCACTCAACTgtgtaaaatttgaaagataaagcCTGATTTATATGGCTTTGAGGGAAATGGGCTTTTTGCGACCGACTTAACTTTTATAGTACTATTACTGGGTAactatttttaactaaaaatgatTACTGATATGCCTATTTTTATGTGTATagttgcaattttttttttcaaattctagcATACTTTACTCTAGAACCGTGAACCGGATCGAAACCGGTCCGGATAAAACTGGAATCGATTAACCCAAAACCGAAATCGGATTTTAGTGGTTCGGTTTCGTTTTACATAATTTTGAACTGTAAAACCTCCAGTTCATATCAGGTTTATAAACCGACATGTAAACCGACGGTTTATTATACTGAACcgaaaattttaactttgtttttaattttttaaaatttattaaaggaaCCAACGATTCCCTGCGTAGGGAACCGTTGGTTCACTGCAAGTGTAGGGTACAATGGTCCCCTGCACATTTGAAAATTGCAGGTCCCCTGCAAaagttcttaatctcattttcaccccctattttttaaaatttaaaaaaaaaatttctatatatatacccattcaaattttaatctctcaactctctcactcaatcatTTAAACTCTCATTCTTattatttcaattcttaatactctctcaatctttcaatcaaattctctcaaatctaattaaatttttttttattttttattaatttttatttttatttatattatacaattcataattaattatagaatttatttctataattaattttatttattatgttttataattaatcatataatttatttatataattaattttatttattataaaaaaaggtAAGTAATGGAAATTATTatggtaataggagatttggtctACGTAGGCTTTGaatcttctaaaccccaagaaaaTATGTaagaagtttaattgaaaaattaagtttaagcctttcttttaatttttaattattgtaattaataatttaaaaattaaatcaaaatcatgtattagaattgacggttcaatgtcGATTTCAAACCGAAACCATCGATTCCAAACCGGGgtcatgaaccgaaaccgtcagTTCCGAACCGATTACAAACCGTCCTATTatggtttcggttcagggtccttattttttcgaaccgtgaaccggtggtttcgaaccgaaactaCCGGTTCATGAACCATGGCCAGGTCTACTTTACTCTaaagattaataatataaataatactatatgtacccactttgaatatataaatagatttattttatgtgtgtcattatatgattggaccttttttatttttacgtcaaaaatactcaattatatgataatatataatactcaaaataaatatacataattttattatagtaatattattatgtattttaaattccataatgtatataatttaagagTTCATTGTTCTTCATATAGTACTTGAAATTAGATTCTATAGAGGAGAAATTATGAAAAAGGTCTCTTAAAGGTTGTAAACAggtgaaaaagaaatttattttcccCAACATTTACTGAAAATCGGGAgttctttttagttttaatatacacaaaatttaaaaaataaaaaaaaaggtgtcAGACTAATGACGTCATTCTCTACATAGTACAAGGCATTGAATTCTCACCAAACAAAACTTGTGattcttattattttgaatGTTAGATGCACATGGACCAACTACTTTGATATGACTTTCAGCTGAGTTAAACGGCCATAACACCGCTTTGATATGCCTTACGAGTGTAGTAGAAGACAACTTATGATTCACGTGCTCCAATCGATACATATTTTGCATTTgcattaacaatattatttgatggaaatttatttacaactcCAGATTTTAtgaatcactttttttttttttttataacaagtAATcacttctttttattatattcgaaattaaatcaattatatcaaatatgacAAACTCTCAGTCTAATGACTTACTTCATAATCActgaattagataaattaaaattttaatcttgatatgtTGTCAAAGATAACTTGAACTTATactctcttatatataaaatatttttttttaccactCAAACTATCtcataattattcaaattaatttggacCCCATAATCATGCCAATGCAATAATTAACCAAATTATTAAAAGGAGATTATAAGAAATTAGTTTAAATTCCATATAATTCCTTCAAAATTTGCATAAGATTACTTGTTGATCTCTTCTGTCTTCTCTCACTCTTAACATCAAAGTGTTCAAAAGGTATATACAagaatgaaatgacaaaattacccctacGTAAGTGGGGAGAAGATAATTATCTCCTTAATTAGatcattaaatatttaagtgTTAATGTGTAGCATTACCTAgctattttcccttttttatatGTGAATAGATTTTTAACAGTATCTAATTTTCAATAGTACCTATTTGAAGAATAAAtgtatgattaaaaaatattttttatcacccAAAGATTTCCATGAAGTCTCAATTACATCCCTGTGGTGCGAGAAACCATCAAACACCTCAtatcatatttgaataaattgtcaCTTATCCCTTCACCTTCTTCTCTATCAATCAACTGTAAAGTCAAGGACAAACTTGTAATTGTGGGTCTTTAAcacaaaaattgattaaaaaaataatttaaaactcagaaaattaaaaacaattctgaaacattaaaattaaagtaatttgaaaacttgaaataaaaaaaaaatcttgttaaaaattgaaataaaaagtccgaaaattgaaaaaaaacaataaaataatgtgaaattgaaataaaaatttaaaatttaaaaagtgggaagaagtaaaaaaaataataccataaaattgaaacaaaaaaattctaaaatattacataaaaatatgaaaattgaaaaatccaaaaaatttagaaaggtagaatattataaaaaaaaaaactaaaataataggAACTAAATAGTGGGAATGAATAGGAATAAATAGAAAACTAAGTCAAGGCCACCTAATTTCAAGTTGGTGAATAGATATATATCTTTTCAACACTCTCACTTGGTGTATGGTTTT contains:
- the LOC123213730 gene encoding serine carboxypeptidase-like 17 isoform X1; amino-acid sequence: MLWRAVGLLVLLDVALSASIIKELPGFPGHLPFKLETGYIGVGELDDAQLFYYFIESERSPKQDPLFLWLTGGPGCSSFSGLVYEIGPLSFNYANSSRTKPQFSLNPYSWTKVANIIFLDQPIGTGFSYAKNWTGYNTLNDTLAATDSYNFLRKWLIGHPEFLANSLYITGDSYGGKIVPIIAKKISEGNEAGIEPMMNLKGYVSGNPVTDENIDSNARVPFAHLNALISDELFESTERNCKGKYVDPDPNNTLCIKDLLRVEECLEKVNMEHILEPACAFLSPKPKTLKWDSSILIEDTKYFLSLRRASPEPWCRYYSHIYSYIWANDKIVQKALHVREGTIEKWVRCNKSLIYSEDVISTIEYHRYLITKGYRALIYSGDQDMIIPYVGTQTWIKSLNLTIQYDWQPWFVDGQVAGYTRQDYEIPSSFTYTTVKGGGHTAPAYKPKECLAMISRWLAYFPI
- the LOC123213730 gene encoding serine carboxypeptidase-like 17 isoform X3, whose product is MLWRAVGLLVLLDVALSASIIKELPGFPGHLPFKLETGYIGVGELDDAQLFYYFIESERSPKQDPLFLWLTGGPGCSSFSGLVYEIGPLSFNYANSSRTKPQFSLNPYSWTKVANIIFLDQPIGTGFSYAKNWTGYNTLNDTLAATDSYNFLRKWLIGHPEFLANSLYITGDSYGGKIVPIIAKKISEGNEAGIEPMMNLKGYVSGNPVTDENIDSNARVPFAHLNALISDELFESTERNCKGKYVDPDPNNTLCIKDLLRVEECLEKVNMEHILEPACAFLSPKPKTLKWDSSILIEDTKYFLSLRRASPEPWCRYYSHIYSYIWANDKIVQKALHGTIEKWVRCNKSLIYSEDVISTIEYHRYLITKGYRALIYSGDQDMIIPYVGTQTWIKSLNLTIQYDWQPWFVDGQVAGYTRQDYEIPSSFTYTTVKGGGHTAPAYKPKECLAMISRWLAYFPI
- the LOC123213730 gene encoding serine carboxypeptidase-like 17 isoform X2, which codes for MLWRAVGLLVLLDVALSASIIKELPGFPGHLPFKLETGYIGVGELDDAQLFYYFIESERSPKQDPLFLWLTGGPGCSSFSGLVYEIGPLSFNYANSSRTKPQFSLNPYSWTKVANIIFLDQPIGTGFSYAKNWTGYNTLNDTLAATDSYNFLRKWLIGHPEFLANSLYITGDSYGGKIVPIIAKKISEGNEAGIEPMMNLKGYVSGNPVTDENIDSNARVPFAHLNALISDELFESTERNCKGKYVDPDPNNTLCIKDLLRVEECLEKVNMEHILEPACAFLSPKPKTLKWDSSILIEDTKYFLSLRRASPEPWCRYYSHIYSYIWANDKIVQKALHVREGTIEKWVRCNKSLIYSEDVISTIEYHRYLITKGYRALIYSGDQDMIIPYVGTQTWIKSLNLTIQYDWQPWFVDGQVAGYTRQYYKIPSSFTFTTVKGGGHTAPEYKPKECLAMICRWLAYYPI